ACTTATTAAGCATCCTTTCCCGTTTCAACCGGCTGATTGCTTGGTAAGACTGGTGAACCGGACCGGTGGTCAGACCGGGTTTTCAGTTTTTTATTTATACTTTTTGTTTTCTCTATTTTTTCctttaaaatttaattttatgtTCACCATTTATTTAAGTCTATATTTTATTACATTTGTAAATTTACATTGTATCGTAAGATATTTTTATTTTTggagtaaactgtcaaaatgacagaaaagctggatgttaactgaaaaatctgattatattttgattttggatgaaaatgacaacaaaactgaaaccacagggacccagattcaaaatgtttgagttttggattaaagtgacaaaagtgacaaaaccttagggaccattttggcagtttactcttatttttGTTTTGTGATAGTCATGTGTatagttttaatttttataatgTTATATGTGGTCTGACTAGTGAACCGGTAAAACGACTGGTTTGCTATTTGATCTAATTCATTGGTTGAAACTTAGCGAACCCATCAACTAAAGATGCATTTTTTTTTGGCAGAGTATTGCATTTGACCAATTTGTAGTAAATGCTGGGGCAGATGCATCTGGAGTAGCCACAGAGATGGTGACACTGAACGCCACAGTGAAATTCAATTTTCGCAACCGCGGTACATTCTTCGGGGTACATGTATCATCCACGCCGCTAGATCTCGCCTACACTGAGCTTACATTGGCCACCGGAACTGTAAGTAACCTAATCTTTATCTTAAATCGCTTTAAACCTATCAGTCAATACACAGGCATTTGACATTCTCGATCCTGCACAGGTCAAGAAATTTTATCAATCAAGAAAGGGTCACAGACTCGTGAGTGTGAATGTACAAGGTGTGCGTATCCCATTGTACGGTGGAGGTGTGAACTGGAGTAGCGAGAACGGTAAACTAACTGCACCTGTGCCGCTGAACCTAAATTTCACGGTTAAAGCCAAGGCTTACGTGTTAGGGAAATTGGTGAAACCTAAGTTTCACAAAAAGGTCTCATGTGCCATTGTTTATAGGCCCCCCAAGGTCATCAATACTATCAATAAGCCCATTTCACTTAAGAACTCTTGCACCGTCGTGTAGTCCATGAGCATTGCACTGATAAGGCTTCTAGCGTGAGTAGATTACACTTTCCGGAACTGATATTTGGGTCGTTCAGGCATAAAAACAAACAGTTGGTGTGCAGAATGCACTGAAATGTACCATTTAAATTTTGTCGATTATACGTACAGCCGATGATTTGATGTAACTTGAATACCTGGTTTGTGACCCTTAGAAAGTATTTTAATAAAAGAATGGTGTGACAGTGGTACTATAATTATATTTGTTGTACTATTATTTGGTGTTTGTGGGAATATAcatttttatatttaataaagtTATTTGGATTTTTGTCCGGTGCCATTTGATTGTTTCTGGATCGACGTATCGACAACGGGATTCCATAAGTCAAACAAAGTAGTCGGTGCCTGGGAATTGCattttttaaattgtttattaaATAATGTGATCCCATTTTTAATCTTGTTAAATAAAGTGAtgattaattatttttattatgtttAGTAATGGGCTTGTCCGTTGGTCCCATTTGCAGTTTCCAGTCCAATTCATCACTATAGATTAATCCATAAGTTGTATTTAGTACATATTAGCTATAGTTTGTGATGGGCAATATAACCGGTTCCAAACCCGACTAGGTACTGGTTCCAGTTTCTGCCAGCTGTATAGAAGAACCGGTTCCAGGTTCAAAAAGCCCGTAGGTTTTTACTTGGTtccacattttataaaaaaattaggtTTCTACCCGAAACCGGTTCCTCCGTAAACAAAAAGAACCCGCTGCATTAAAATAAAACCGATTACATTAAAACCAAACATTACATACCATTAAAACATAACATTAACATAAAACCAAACATCATAACTAAACATAAGATTAACATAAAATACACTCAAACCAATATCACATAAACACACTAAACCTTCGAAGAACCGGTTCCGGATGATTCACCGCCTTCATTTTTCTTCGCCGTAGCCTTTGTCACCGGACAATGGCGGTCGGTGTGTTTTTTAAGCGTCGAGTTCGCCGTAGCCTTCATGAACTTCCCGCAACCTTTGTACCGTGCCATTTCATGGCTATTGGACATCAAGCACAGATCAAAGTGCCTCCAAACTTGGGGGtttcttttggtttccaaaaccatGACCACTTCATCGTTGCACACTATAACCGATTTGAGGTGTAACTTGAAAGTTGAAACCGATTTGAGTGGGAATAAGTTTTGTTTGATGGTGATATGCATATAAATACTTGAAACCGATTTTAATGGCAATAAATCGATTCCTAACGGCTTTATATCCGTTGGAATCGATTCTGGCAGCCTTTTGCAGCTTTTTCTGGAAGTTACCCGGAGGAATCGGTTCCTCTGGACCGGTTACTAAAAGTTCTAGTAATTTTGGTTTGAAACGGGGTAGGAACCGGAACCGGTTCCTACAAGAATCAGTTCCATTCAAACTCAGTCAAGAACCGGGTACGGTTAGAAACCGGTTTCGGGTATAAAAAAACCCAATTTACCCATCTCTAGCTATAGTATGGTATATAATAGTTGTATTATTAAAATATAGATGTTTATATTACTACTACGACAAATATTTAACAAGATTAAAAATACCAAGAAACAAATTTGATTGTTAAAATGAATACTTTAATTATTGCAGCTGAACTCTAGTTACATCCACTCAACTTAATTTAGAGTGGGCACCGGGTCAAAACATGTCAGGGAACGAAACCAAAAACTGTAAGAAAAGAACCCGACAACCAGGCCATTAAGATTTCAGGGTTGAGTCAGTCTCGGGTTACTCAGGCTGGTCAGAGTCAAGTTATGCTTGTGAAGGCTCGCATGGGGAGAGACTACACGGTGGGTTAAATGGTCCAACTGGGTCCAGGTCAAATTTGGTTGTTTCGTTTGGAGGTTATTCCAATCCAAGATCATGGTATGCTCCAAATTGATGGTCAGGGGTTTCCGATTTATCCAGATAAGTGTCTTTTTTTTTGCTTATCCGAACTTGAACCGGTGAGCCACGTATTAGCTTTGTGTccttttttgaatggaatttggAGGGGTCTATCGCTATGGAGCGCTTGGGACTTCACGGGTTGGTCTTTGTGTCATTACTGTGTGACAAGGTTGGGGTACAAATCGGGTCCTCAGGCCGGCCCAAGGGTAAGCCAAATGAGGCTTGGGTCTTGGGCCACCAAAACTATAGGGCCTGTACAATTTGATGAAACTACAGTCCATTTATAAAATATTTAGGGTGTGGCTTATTAGCAAATTGATGGTTGTGGTGTAGTGGTTTTGTGTATGTATGGATGTTGGTAAGACCCGGGTTTGAATCCCTGGTTCActattttttttcttgtttttaaattttaacacaatctttcaaataGTTACACTTGGGCCTTCAAGTTTAACTTTCAATCACATacattttttttgggaaaaaggcCACAGAATTTTACTTcgccttaggccaccaaaatggttgagccggcctGCAAGTCCTTACTTATATATATAGTTGTTTGGTTCATATGGAAGGAGAGGAACATCTTTTGTTTTCCAAATTGACGTCAACCATCTCAAAGGTGACTGAAGAAATAAAGGTCAGTTATATTGATGTGTTAAACCTAGATCGCAATGGCAGTATATGGATTGGTCATTGTGGCTGCGTTCTCCGGCGTCTTGTGTGTAAGGTCTTTCTTTTCGAACGATTGTAGTGTATCTGGTTTGTGTTGAGTTCCTAGCATTCTTAGGGTACTTTTAAATTAAATTGGTTTCTATTTTTAGTTGGGTTTCAATCGGGTTTGGACCAAACTGACCCGAAATCAAATACATTAATATTAGGAATTTTATTCGGTTTCGGTTTGTTGGCGAAGTGATATCACCCCTACAATTTAAATATATAAACCATCCCATGACATCCGAACCACATAAAATCTAAATACACATGTAAAAAGTGGATGTAACGCCACAACATCAGAACCATATAAAATCTAAATACAATACACATGTAAAAAGTGGATATAACGAAGATTGTGCATATCGCATGCGTCGTCGGTGCAATTTAAATGGAGTTTTTTCCCAAATAGGTGTAGgtggaaaaaatatttaccaaaataggtgatttgaaaaatatttaccaaaatgggtgtttttctttattttctttcttttaCTAATTATATTATAAATCTTCTTTTTTTAGTTTAATCAAACTATTATCACTTTTATACTCTTTTTCTTCAATCAACtcattatatttttatatataatatatatatatatatatatatatataatttattaaaaagaatTCTTATTTTATGATCGAACCATGTTAAAACAAATTGAAATTGTTGAGAAAGACCTCTCAcctacttttttttatttatttttctgaGGTAATATTAATTTCATTTACTATTTGGTTAGTGTAAATAATTAACAATTCAATACTCTTGTTAATTTTTATTTGATAGAATTAATAATGAAGAGAGAAAACTTTATATTTGAATTATTTAACTTACGTAAATATAAAGGAAATAAAAGAAAAaccttaaaaaagaaaaaaaaagaaaagagatATAATAAGTTagttaaaagtaaaataaaaaccaTTTTGAGTTGTTTGAAAAAAACGTGATATTGaataaaaaacaaaatcaaaaaacacaatatatttgtttaaattaataaaacaaataaaaatactcattttggtaaatattttttctaAATCACCtagtttggtaaatattttttcccACCACTatcattttggaaaaaaaaacttaaaaaacacctattttagtaaatatttttcaaatcacccattttggtaaatattttttccacCACCACCTTTTTGAGAAAAAACTCAATTTAAATGATTATTGATTTGAAAATAGGTTTCACATTGAGTGGCATAATTCCAATAATATCAACATATTtcaatgtcaaagtattacactATTATGAGTCATCATTACAAAATGATTTAATCTTTCGAAACTTTTTACACACATTCATTAGCTTATAACAACTTATAAACCGGCCATTAATAATATATCTTATCTTAGCTTCAAACCCAAGTTACATCTCCAAAATAAAGGTTGTTCCACCATCCCTTTTAAACAAGttgtaattttattatatatcatttaaaatatgatttttttaaagGTCATATCCATCTTCATTTTCGACTATCAACTATCATCCATAAAATTTACAATATACAGGGTAACTATATAACCCTCAATCCCATAGATATATGCATACCTAAATACTAGATAATATTATAATGGTTTAACTATTTCTGCTAATACTCATTTGCAGTTTGAGCGGAAGCTATGCGAACGTTCAAACTGGTCCGAAAAGTGTGATAAAAGATGTTTGAGTATTACACAGTTGAGGGTATACGCAGGACTCGGGTATGAAGAATTCAAACATATTCTCATACGAAGTGCTTTTTTATTTCGACATATTTGGTTTATTGATATGAAAAGGATTCTCTGGGATATACATTGTCACATTAAACACTACTTACCTTTGATTTAGTGACATGTCATAACTAACTTGTTTTAACATTGGCGCCGCCCCACGGTATTTGACCAAGGAATTATGTTGTTCCTACTataaacacaatatccaaacatGGAGTCGCGTGAATCTGAACAACCACTCTGATCAGCATTGA
Above is a window of Helianthus annuus cultivar XRQ/B chromosome 14, HanXRQr2.0-SUNRISE, whole genome shotgun sequence DNA encoding:
- the LOC110903951 gene encoding uncharacterized protein LOC110903951 — its product is MSMHAKTDSEVTSLTASSPTRSPQRPVYYVQSPSRDSHDGGKTTNSFHSTPVLSPSGSPSRQSRNSSSTRYSGSVRPGSRKGGPHHLKGEKGFDAIEEEGLYDEDGRRGIPRRCYFPAFVVGFFVLFTFFALVLWGAARPQKPVITMRSIAFDQFVVNAGADASGVATEMVTLNATVKFNFRNRGTFFGVHVSSTPLDLAYTELTLATGTVKKFYQSRKGHRLVSVNVQGVRIPLYGGGVNWSSENGKLTAPVPLNLNFTVKAKAYVLGKLVKPKFHKKVSCAIVYRPPKVINTINKPISLKNSCTVV